One window from the genome of Aquabacterium sp. A3 encodes:
- a CDS encoding oxidoreductase-like domain-containing protein, with translation MDQSPAPDPDLAVDPMPQQPEPPDLNACCGNGCDPCIFDLHDMAMAEYRQAMKAWQARQSLKPS, from the coding sequence ATGGACCAGTCGCCAGCTCCCGATCCTGACCTTGCGGTCGACCCGATGCCCCAGCAGCCCGAACCGCCAGACCTCAACGCCTGTTGCGGTAACGGCTGCGATCCGTGCATTTTTGATCTGCACGACATGGCCATGGCGGAATACCGTCAGGCCATGAAGGCCTGGCAGGCTCGCCAGAGCCTCAAACCATCTTGA
- a CDS encoding RNA recognition motif domain-containing protein gives MDNKLYVGNLPYSMRDDDLQQHFAQFGEVASAKVMTDRDTGRSKGFGFVEMGSGQEAQAAIRGMNGQSFDGRALVVNEARPREDRPRGGFGGGNGGGYGGGNGGGGYGGGRRGY, from the coding sequence ATGGACAACAAGCTCTACGTCGGCAACCTGCCCTACTCGATGCGCGACGACGACCTGCAACAGCACTTCGCCCAGTTCGGTGAAGTGGCCTCTGCCAAGGTCATGACCGATCGCGACACCGGCCGCTCCAAGGGCTTCGGCTTCGTGGAAATGGGTTCGGGCCAGGAAGCTCAAGCCGCCATCCGCGGCATGAACGGTCAGTCGTTTGACGGCCGCGCCCTGGTGGTGAACGAAGCCCGTCCCCGTGAAGACCGTCCCCGTGGCGGCTTCGGTGGTGGCAATGGCGGCGGCTACGGCGGCGGCAATGGCGGTGGTGGCTACGGCGGTGGCCGTCGCGGCTACTGA